In Halorhabdus tiamatea SARL4B, a genomic segment contains:
- a CDS encoding glycoside hydrolase family 13 protein, with protein MNTEDSPGASVRTTNERIDREWWKEAVVYQIYPKSFSDSDGDGIGDIPGIVEKVDYLDELGVDAVWLSPVYQSPQADNGYDISDYRAIDDQYGSMADFDELLSALHDRDIRLVMDLVVNHTSDEHEWFKRSRRGEEPYDEYYYWREGDPETPPNNWESIFGGSAWSYDDEREAWYLHLFHEKQPDLNWRNPAVREAVYDMVNWWLEKGIDGFRLDAVNLLSKAEGLPDGDPAKGITGREHFFNGPAIHTYLGELHDRTVDRYDAMTVAEMGGITHEHALAYCGEDGDGIDMVFQFLRDELGGEDDPAWEPLEWTLPELTSIVTDWQTGLAGEAWVAPVLENHDQPRSVSWWGSEAARRESATMLATFLLTMRGTPFVYQGQELGMTNTDFESLEELGDPATKHRVENAIANGDVESFADAKRVINLTSRDHARTPMQWSADANAGFTDGEPWLKVNENYPEINAAAQRGDPDSVRAYYQELIALRHDAEVLVYGDFEMHCPDHESVLAYTRTLGDDRALVVLNWSDDPTTIDVPPGVPVDEFGLTLANRTDVPTTLDERLALEPWDGRVYLT; from the coding sequence ATGAATACGGAAGACTCACCGGGCGCGTCCGTCCGAACGACCAACGAACGCATCGACCGTGAGTGGTGGAAAGAAGCCGTCGTCTACCAGATATACCCGAAGAGCTTCAGCGATTCCGACGGCGATGGGATCGGCGACATCCCCGGGATCGTCGAGAAAGTCGACTATCTCGACGAGCTGGGCGTCGACGCCGTCTGGCTGTCGCCCGTCTATCAGTCGCCGCAGGCCGACAACGGCTACGACATCAGCGACTACCGCGCTATCGACGACCAGTACGGGTCGATGGCCGACTTCGACGAACTGCTTTCGGCGTTGCACGACCGGGATATCCGGCTCGTCATGGACCTCGTCGTCAACCATACCTCCGACGAACACGAGTGGTTCAAGCGTTCACGCCGCGGCGAAGAACCCTACGACGAGTATTACTACTGGCGCGAGGGCGACCCCGAAACCCCGCCGAACAACTGGGAGTCGATCTTCGGCGGGTCGGCGTGGTCCTACGACGACGAGCGCGAGGCGTGGTACCTCCACCTTTTCCACGAGAAACAGCCTGACCTCAACTGGCGCAATCCAGCCGTCCGGGAAGCCGTCTACGACATGGTGAACTGGTGGCTCGAGAAGGGTATCGACGGCTTCCGGTTGGACGCCGTCAATCTCCTCTCGAAGGCCGAGGGACTCCCGGACGGCGACCCGGCGAAGGGCATCACCGGTCGCGAACACTTCTTCAACGGGCCGGCGATCCACACGTACCTCGGCGAACTCCACGACCGGACCGTCGACCGATACGACGCGATGACTGTCGCCGAGATGGGCGGGATTACCCACGAGCACGCCCTCGCGTACTGCGGCGAGGACGGCGACGGCATCGACATGGTCTTTCAGTTCCTCCGCGACGAGTTGGGCGGCGAGGACGACCCGGCGTGGGAACCGCTCGAGTGGACGCTTCCAGAACTGACCTCGATCGTCACCGACTGGCAGACGGGACTCGCCGGTGAGGCCTGGGTCGCGCCGGTCCTGGAGAACCACGACCAGCCCCGGAGCGTCTCGTGGTGGGGCAGCGAGGCCGCCCGTCGCGAGTCGGCGACGATGCTCGCCACCTTCCTGCTGACGATGCGGGGCACCCCGTTCGTCTACCAGGGCCAGGAACTCGGGATGACCAACACCGACTTCGAGAGTCTCGAGGAACTCGGCGATCCGGCGACGAAACATCGCGTCGAGAACGCGATCGCCAACGGCGACGTCGAGAGCTTTGCGGACGCCAAGCGAGTGATCAACCTGACGAGTCGCGACCACGCTAGAACGCCGATGCAGTGGTCGGCCGACGCGAACGCCGGGTTCACCGACGGCGAGCCCTGGCTGAAGGTCAACGAAAACTATCCCGAGATCAACGCCGCGGCCCAACGTGGCGACCCGGATTCGGTCCGGGCGTACTATCAGGAACTCATCGCCCTCCGCCACGACGCGGAGGTGCTCGTCTACGGCGACTTCGAGATGCACTGTCCCGACCACGAGTCAGTGCTCGCCTACACGCGGACGCTCGGCGACGACCGCGCGCTGGTCGTCCTCAACTGGAGTGACGACCCGACGACGATCGACGTCCCGCCGGGCGTGCCAGTCGACGAGTTCGGCCTCACGCTGGCGAATCGAACGGACGTCCCGACGACGCTCGACGAACGACTCGCGCTCGAGCCCTGGGACGGCCGCGTCTACCTGACCTGA
- a CDS encoding glycoside hydrolase family 13 protein: MSQRHSPPSNVLATETDGTPWWKEAVVYQIYPKSFNDTDADGIGDIPGIVEKVDYLDELGVDAVWLSPVYQSPQADNGYDISDYRAIDDQYGDLEDWGQLLAELHDRDIRLIMDLVVNHTSDEHEWFKRSRRGEEPYDDYYYWREGDPETPPNNWDSFFGGSAWSYDDEREAWYLHLFDEKQPDLNWRNPAVREDVYDMMNWWLDRGIDGFRMDVINLISKTEGLPDGDPHGGLVGAEHFMNGPRVHEYFSEMIGQTIDTVDREIMTVGETPGVSVEDAREYVGEDGDGLSMVFQFEHMGVGDGDSKWDAGEFDLVEFKQIFERWQTGLAADGWNSVYLSNHDQPRSVSQFGNDGEYRQESAKLLGTFTHTLHGTPFVYQGEELGMTNASFESIDELRDVEAINFVEEAIQDGDAEDYDDVRDAIEAVARDNARTPMQWSADANAGFTDGEPWLKVTDNYADINVASERESRDSIFQYYRRLIDLRHDNDVLIYGDFELHYPDHESVFAYTRTLGEDRALIVLNWSDEPTTVDIPDDIPTDDLELAIANQDVSTGVNAQFELQPWDARVYLTESQ; this comes from the coding sequence ATGAGTCAGCGCCACTCTCCCCCCTCGAACGTACTCGCGACGGAAACGGACGGTACTCCCTGGTGGAAAGAGGCGGTCGTCTACCAGATCTACCCGAAGAGTTTCAACGACACCGACGCCGACGGGATCGGTGACATCCCCGGCATCGTCGAGAAGGTCGACTACCTCGACGAACTGGGCGTCGACGCCGTCTGGCTGTCGCCCGTCTATCAGTCCCCCCAGGCCGACAACGGCTACGACATCAGCGACTACCGCGCCATCGACGACCAGTACGGCGACCTCGAGGACTGGGGGCAGTTGCTGGCAGAACTCCACGACCGTGACATCCGTCTCATCATGGACCTGGTCGTCAACCACACCTCGGACGAACACGAGTGGTTCAAGCGCTCCCGGCGCGGCGAGGAACCCTACGACGACTATTACTACTGGCGTGAGGGCGACCCCGAAACCCCGCCGAACAACTGGGACTCCTTCTTCGGCGGGTCGGCGTGGTCCTACGACGACGAGCGCGAAGCGTGGTATCTCCACCTCTTCGACGAGAAACAGCCCGATCTCAACTGGCGTAACCCTGCCGTCCGCGAGGACGTCTACGACATGATGAACTGGTGGCTCGACCGCGGGATCGACGGCTTCCGGATGGACGTCATCAACCTCATCTCCAAGACAGAGGGACTTCCCGACGGCGACCCCCACGGCGGCCTGGTCGGGGCCGAGCACTTCATGAACGGTCCGCGAGTCCACGAGTACTTCTCGGAGATGATTGGGCAGACCATCGATACTGTCGATCGTGAGATCATGACCGTCGGCGAGACGCCGGGTGTCTCCGTCGAAGACGCCCGAGAGTACGTCGGCGAGGACGGCGACGGCCTCTCGATGGTGTTCCAGTTCGAGCACATGGGCGTCGGCGACGGCGACAGCAAGTGGGACGCCGGTGAGTTCGACCTCGTCGAGTTCAAGCAGATCTTCGAGCGGTGGCAGACCGGGCTCGCCGCGGACGGCTGGAACAGCGTCTACCTCTCGAATCACGATCAGCCACGGTCGGTCTCGCAGTTCGGCAACGACGGCGAGTACCGACAGGAGTCGGCGAAGCTTCTGGGGACGTTCACTCACACGCTTCACGGCACGCCGTTCGTCTATCAGGGCGAGGAACTCGGGATGACGAACGCGAGTTTCGAGTCGATCGACGAGCTACGCGACGTCGAGGCGATCAACTTCGTCGAGGAGGCCATCCAGGACGGCGATGCTGAGGACTATGACGACGTCCGCGACGCGATCGAAGCCGTCGCACGCGACAACGCCCGGACGCCGATGCAGTGGTCGGCCGACGCGAACGCCGGGTTCACCGACGGCGAGCCCTGGCTGAAAGTCACCGACAACTACGCCGATATCAACGTCGCCAGCGAACGTGAAAGTCGGGACTCGATCTTCCAGTATTACCGGCGGCTGATCGACCTTAGACACGACAACGACGTCCTGATCTACGGTGACTTCGAATTGCATTACCCGGATCACGAGTCAGTGTTCGCCTACACGCGGACCCTCGGCGAGGACCGTGCGCTGATCGTCCTCAACTGGAGCGACGAGCCGACAACGGTCGACATCCCCGATGACATCCCGACTGACGACCTCGAACTCGCCATCGCGAACCAGGACGTCTCGACCGGCGTGAACGCACAGTTCGAACTCCAACCCTGGGACGCCCGCGTTTACCTCACTGAAAGCCAATGA